The genomic interval TATAAGGGCTGCCAGGTGAAAAATAATATCGACCCCACAGACGGCATTTCTGACGCTGTCGTAATCGCGAATATCCCCGGTACAAACTTCGATCTCCTTGAGACACGGCAATGTCTCCAGCCAGCCCCACTGGTTGCGGGAATTGTACCGGACAAAAGCTTTTATCTTATATCCTTGCCTAGCAAGTTCTTCCACAAGATGAGAACCAATAAAGCCTGCGGCTCCCGTTACTAAAACTGTATTTGCCATTTTTATCTTTTTTCAGCCCCATTCCTCTACAGCTTCTTTTAACTTAAAAAGAGATGCCTGAATTCCGTTCAGATACCTCTTAAGATCCACCGCCACGAAATTCCGCTTTTCTTCCCACGACATATAGCGGATGTCCCCAAGAGATTTCCTCAATAAATGCTCCTCATTACGGATCATCGGACTAATAAAAGCAGCAAACTTCTTTTGTGAGGTAAGCATCTCCACAGACCGTGAAACATCTTCAAAAATCCGCTCTTTTTTTGCTTCAGCAGCACTTTCATCCAGATTCAAGAACTCTTCAGCTTTTTTAAGTGCAGAAATAAAATCTTCTTCAATCTCCATCAGTATACTCTTTACCGTCCTCTTGAGCTTCCTTAGGCCGACAACTGCCGCAGATTCTTTAAAAACAGGAGGTTCACCAGCGGGGCAATTTGAGAGTTCTCCCATTACATCATCCCATTCAAGAAAAAATGTGCCCGCAATCTTAGCTCCGCGAGGAGAAGTATTAATAACCCTCTCAAATCGCGATAAACTGATCACCTGTTCCAGGCTTTCCTTCATCCTGATAAAAGATCTACTCGTCAGTACTTTCCCACCGCTATTGGAATCTACCTCCACCGCCGCTTCTTTTTCAATATCCAATACGTTTTCTGGTCTAGCAACTCCAATTCCGTCAGCATAGTAACGATCGCCTACAAAAGCTAGATCCTGACCAGCGAGAATAACCTCTCTTATTCCCAGTTTGTCCAGAAGCCTGAGCGTAACCACAGCAATAGAAGGAGCATCCTCAATTACTTCAGCTGACTCAAGTGCTCCATGCAAATAGTTAAACACCGTATCCTGACTCAAGATAAAATAAGCCTTTGGACCAACATGGTTCTTTACCACATCGTGATTAATCGTGCTTCCGAAAACAAGCGGGGCACCCCAAGAAAGAGCAGGTTTCAGGGCATTATAGTTACCGGGAAAAGGATCGTACGAAACGAACATGTCCGGGACCAAACCGTATTTCAGCAAGCCGTTGACGCTGGTTCCCGCTGCCACAATCAGTGCCTGCTTGCATTCTTTAATTTTCTTAATATAGGGTACAGCTTCGGTAAGAGAAGGCCCCGAAGCAGTCATGACTGCCGTGCGTCCCTGGAAATATTTTTTGCAATGAAAGATGTATTCGCATTTCCAGAGATACGGCAGATTTTTCAGCGCATTAACCGTCCACTCCTTCTCAAATACCACATTAGTAAGCAGGCTTTCCACATAGGATTGGCGGGCATTTTTCAGGCTCTCGGCAAGTTCTTCAAGACGCTCAGAAAAGCAGCGCTCAAAGGCCGGTATCGTTAGAAAGGTCCAGCCACTTTTGGCCAGGTTTACAACGTGCTCAACAAACACCCGGCTGCGGTCGTTGCCGTGTTCGAAAACGATAAAGACGCGCTCCCACGGAAAAGTGGACCAATCCCGGTATTCAAGGGTAGCCAGAAAGATCTCTACATCCGGCTCGTAAATGTAAAAAGATAGATCGGGATGATTCTCAAGCAAAGCCTCGACGTGATATCCCAAACCGAAGCCGTACAGGACAACATGCCTGATCCCTGCCAGATCTTGCTTTGCAGCCCACATTTCCGCTTCCCGGACGGGATTGTACCTGCTGTGCAGCAGTAAAGAACCGCCACCTTTTTGGCTCGCCTCAATGCAGTACAGCCCCTTTTCCCTGGCAGGAAGTACCGTATAGGCGCTGCCGCTGTTCTTCCCTTTAATCTGTTTCCATAACTGCGGGCAGTTTTCCTTCAGGAAATCGACATTCTTCTGGTAAAGTCCGGTTGGCGCCATATACACACCCTCAATTCTCTATTCCGGAAATCCCGCATCTCAACCCGTCCAGCCATCTGCTCCACTCGTAGTTCAGCGCATCGGCCACCGCCACTGTATCCTTTGATTCCATCGCACGCAGAAACTCCGCAAGCTTTTCATGGAATTCTTCCCGGTCAAAAACCGGGCACTGAATAATTTCCAGAGAACGGCAAAGAAAATAAAGCCCTTCTACAAAATCGGACAGCTGTTTCCACGCTATTTGATCGGGATCAGCATAAAAACGCTCTGCCAGATTCTCGATAGAACCGCACAAACGGGAAAGATACTCCAGCGTTGAATCAACCAGTTCCAGCTGGAGCGCTTCCTGAGTAGCTGTGACAATCCTCACTTCCACATCCTGATCCACATTTTTTTTCAAAAAATCGTCCCACGAATCGGCATAACTATACTGCTCGCCACTACATTCGTATAAATATAAAATCCTCTCTCTATTTGCTTCCTGCCATTCCGCCAGTTTGACAGCAGCAGACGCGACACAGTCAAACGAACCCAGAAAATCATCATCTATCCACAATTTCATTAAATCACCCTAATTCCGTTATATTCTTCTTTTACTTACCAAGCTAACCAGCCAAATCAGGGTTATCACCCAGAAAAATTTTAATTCATCACTTTCTATTTGTAAACATGGATAAAAAGTTCTCTCTTCAATTAATTTATTTTGTTTACTTGTATATAAGTCATTCTACATAATTTTAAGAAAAAGGGGTATCCACGAAAGATACCCCTCGTTTCGCGCTGATAAAACTAAGATAACCAACCTATCGCCCAAGCAGCTGTAGCACCATCTGCGGCTGCTGGTTGGCCTGCGCCAGCATCGCAGTAGCCGCCTGTTGCAGAATATTCATCTTGGTAAACTCCATCATTTCTTTGGCCATGTCCACGTCGCGGATGCGGGATTCGGCAGCGGTCAGGTTCTCGGAAGCGGTGCCCAGGTTGTTGATGGTGTGCTCCAAGCGGTTCTGATAGGCACCGAGTTTAGAACGCTCACTGGAAACAGTATCTATCGCAGCTTGAATAGTAGTAATGGCAGCCTCCGCGCCTGACTGCGTACTGATATTTACCCCGCTGACACCAAGACCACTGGCGGTCATCGAATTAATATCAAGTTTAATGGTTTGGCCTGAATTGGCCCCTATGTGGAAAATGAGGGCATTGCCTGATCCGCTAAGACTACCAT from Bacillota bacterium carries:
- a CDS encoding flagellin; protein product: MRINHNIASLNTYRQLSANNVLQNKSLEKLSSGLRINRAGDDAAGLAISEKMRGQIRGLEMAAKNAQDGISLIQTAEGVLNETHSILQRMRELAVQSANDTNNSNDRAELQKEVDQLIAEIDRIANNTEFNTQKLLDGSLSGSGNALIFHIGANSGQTIKLDINSMTASGLGVSGVNISTQSGAEAAITTIQAAIDTVSSERSKLGAYQNRLEHTINNLGTASENLTAAESRIRDVDMAKEMMEFTKMNILQQAATAMLAQANQQPQMVLQLLGR
- a CDS encoding motility associated factor glycosyltransferase family protein, producing MAPTGLYQKNVDFLKENCPQLWKQIKGKNSGSAYTVLPAREKGLYCIEASQKGGGSLLLHSRYNPVREAEMWAAKQDLAGIRHVVLYGFGLGYHVEALLENHPDLSFYIYEPDVEIFLATLEYRDWSTFPWERVFIVFEHGNDRSRVFVEHVVNLAKSGWTFLTIPAFERCFSERLEELAESLKNARQSYVESLLTNVVFEKEWTVNALKNLPYLWKCEYIFHCKKYFQGRTAVMTASGPSLTEAVPYIKKIKECKQALIVAAGTSVNGLLKYGLVPDMFVSYDPFPGNYNALKPALSWGAPLVFGSTINHDVVKNHVGPKAYFILSQDTVFNYLHGALESAEVIEDAPSIAVVTLRLLDKLGIREVILAGQDLAFVGDRYYADGIGVARPENVLDIEKEAAVEVDSNSGGKVLTSRSFIRMKESLEQVISLSRFERVINTSPRGAKIAGTFFLEWDDVMGELSNCPAGEPPVFKESAAVVGLRKLKRTVKSILMEIEEDFISALKKAEEFLNLDESAAEAKKERIFEDVSRSVEMLTSQKKFAAFISPMIRNEEHLLRKSLGDIRYMSWEEKRNFVAVDLKRYLNGIQASLFKLKEAVEEWG